In the genome of Carnobacterium viridans, one region contains:
- a CDS encoding glycoside hydrolase family 35 protein: MNTFEIKEEFLLNGEPFKIISGAVHYFRVLPEDWYHSLYNLKALGFNTLETYIPWNVHEQKEEEYNFSGQFDIKRFVQIAEELDLFVILRPSPYICAEWEFGGLPAWLLTYKNMRIRSSDPAFIEKVSRYYKKLLKQITPLQVDQGGPVIMMQLENEYGSYGEDKEYLKMLYELMVQLGVTVPIFTSDGAWKATQEAGTMTDLDILTTGNFGSHSKENFKDLKDFHESKGKKWPLMCMEYWDGWFNRWNDPIIKREAHDLTRDVKEALEIGSLNLYMFHGGTNFGFMNGSSARLRKDLPQVTSYDYDAPLDEQGNPTEKYYALQKMMQEFFPDIKQHSPLLKTSMNIKDIKVTGKVSLLSIVDRIAKKQESKYPKTMEELGQQYGYTLYRSYVEKDSQKEFYRVIDGSDRLQFFFNEEKIATQYQEEIGEKIYASPITGSNQLDVLVENMGRVNYGHKLLADTQQKGIRRGVMSDLHFITDWEQYSLDFSEPLSIDFDKEWEEHSPSFYQYKVEIDAPEDTFINMESFGKGIVLVNGFNIGRFWNEGPTLSLYVPKALFKKGENEIIVFETEGIWSETISLEMEPKFKKMDKEEE, from the coding sequence ATGAATACATTTGAAATAAAAGAAGAATTTTTACTAAATGGTGAACCGTTCAAAATCATATCTGGTGCCGTTCACTATTTCCGAGTTCTTCCTGAGGATTGGTATCACTCCTTATATAATTTAAAAGCGTTGGGTTTTAATACATTAGAAACATATATTCCTTGGAATGTACACGAACAAAAAGAAGAAGAATACAATTTTTCAGGTCAATTTGATATCAAAAGGTTTGTTCAAATAGCAGAGGAATTAGATTTGTTTGTTATTTTGCGCCCGTCTCCTTATATTTGTGCTGAGTGGGAATTTGGCGGATTGCCGGCTTGGCTCCTAACGTATAAAAATATGCGAATACGTTCTTCAGATCCAGCATTTATTGAAAAAGTTTCTCGCTATTATAAAAAGCTTCTTAAACAAATCACACCTTTACAGGTAGACCAGGGTGGACCTGTGATCATGATGCAGCTAGAAAATGAATACGGTTCATATGGCGAAGACAAAGAATATTTAAAAATGCTTTACGAATTGATGGTACAACTTGGTGTAACCGTTCCTATTTTCACATCAGATGGGGCATGGAAAGCTACGCAAGAAGCAGGAACAATGACTGACCTAGATATTTTAACAACTGGGAATTTTGGCTCGCATTCAAAAGAGAATTTTAAAGATTTAAAAGATTTTCACGAATCAAAGGGAAAAAAATGGCCATTGATGTGTATGGAATACTGGGACGGCTGGTTTAATCGCTGGAATGATCCAATCATAAAGAGAGAAGCTCATGATTTAACTCGCGATGTTAAAGAAGCTTTAGAGATAGGAAGTTTAAATCTTTATATGTTTCATGGTGGAACGAACTTTGGTTTCATGAATGGAAGTTCGGCAAGGTTAAGGAAAGATCTTCCGCAAGTAACTTCATATGATTATGATGCTCCTTTAGATGAACAAGGCAATCCGACAGAGAAATATTATGCTTTACAAAAAATGATGCAAGAATTTTTTCCTGATATTAAACAACATAGCCCTTTGTTAAAGACAAGCATGAACATTAAGGATATAAAGGTCACTGGAAAAGTAAGTCTGCTTTCTATTGTCGATCGTATCGCTAAAAAACAAGAATCTAAGTACCCAAAAACAATGGAAGAACTAGGTCAACAATATGGGTATACGCTTTACAGAAGTTATGTGGAAAAAGACAGTCAAAAAGAATTTTATCGTGTAATTGATGGCAGCGATCGTCTCCAGTTTTTCTTTAATGAAGAAAAAATAGCCACACAATATCAAGAAGAGATTGGAGAAAAAATATACGCTTCACCTATAACGGGCTCTAACCAACTGGATGTACTAGTAGAAAATATGGGGCGTGTCAATTACGGACACAAGTTATTGGCAGATACGCAACAAAAAGGGATCCGAAGAGGAGTCATGTCTGATCTGCATTTTATTACCGATTGGGAGCAATACAGCTTAGACTTTTCAGAACCGTTGTCTATTGACTTTGATAAAGAATGGGAAGAGCATTCGCCATCGTTTTACCAGTATAAAGTGGAAATCGATGCACCAGAAGATACATTTATCAACATGGAGTCGTTTGGCAAAGGAATCGTTCTAGTAAATGGATTTAACATTGGGCGATTTTGGAATGAGGGACCAACTCTATCGTTATATGTTCCAAAAGCTCTCTTTAAAAAGGGAGAAAATGAGATTATTGTTTTTGAAACAGAAGGCATTTGGTCAGAGACAATAAGTTTGGAAATG
- a CDS encoding GntR family transcriptional regulator, with protein MKIPKYQQIKDDLLKKIEVGEFKHGDRFYSEAELVKLYNVSSITVIRAVQELVNDGYLLRFQGKGTYVSRSRKRKLVEFSDIEIYAGEPETVEVLSLKIQHNEEKRKELKLRKKEDYYEIVRLRKVNEDPFLLHLSYIPSQFIKNDVPSLDYYDSIYNRFKSDFNIYMYDEESKETNEICFPTDDWVAKLLQMNTNEPTIRQEKKTILQDGTVAEVVVSYKKWNYYKIELSSFKDQY; from the coding sequence ATGAAAATCCCAAAGTATCAACAGATTAAAGATGATTTGCTCAAAAAAATTGAAGTTGGAGAGTTTAAACATGGCGATCGATTTTACAGTGAAGCGGAGTTAGTTAAACTTTATAATGTTAGTTCAATCACTGTTATTAGAGCTGTTCAAGAATTAGTTAATGATGGTTATCTCTTACGGTTCCAAGGAAAAGGTACCTATGTTTCTCGCTCCCGTAAACGGAAACTTGTGGAGTTTTCAGACATTGAAATTTATGCTGGTGAACCAGAAACGGTAGAGGTTTTAAGCTTAAAAATTCAACATAATGAAGAGAAAAGAAAAGAATTAAAACTAAGAAAAAAAGAAGACTACTATGAAATTGTTCGGTTAAGAAAAGTTAATGAGGATCCATTTTTGTTGCATCTTTCTTATATTCCTAGCCAATTTATTAAAAATGATGTTCCTAGCCTTGATTATTATGATTCTATTTATAACCGTTTTAAAAGCGACTTTAACATCTATATGTATGATGAAGAATCAAAAGAAACTAACGAAATTTGCTTCCCTACAGATGATTGGGTCGCAAAATTATTACAAATGAACACTAACGAGCCTACTATCAGACAAGAAAAGAAAACTATTTTACAAGATGGAACTGTTGCTGAAGTAGTAGTCAGCTACAAAAAGTGGAACTACTACAAGATAGAGTTATCGTCGTTTAAAGATCAATATTAA
- a CDS encoding 5' nucleotidase, NT5C type, whose translation MARIAIDMDEVIADFYSNDLKVYNELYEAELTISDLNGQYVSELYPETDKIMRYIRNTKGFFKDLPVIENAQQVISELMQEHEIFITTAAMDFPNSFDDKFYWLQSHFPSIQKENIVFCGNKSIIHADYLVDDNIGHFSNFSGIGLLFTAHHNKKIDFPNRMENWKAVKDFFQQLTE comes from the coding sequence ATGGCAAGAATTGCAATTGATATGGATGAAGTTATCGCTGATTTTTACAGCAATGATTTAAAGGTATACAATGAACTTTATGAAGCTGAGTTGACTATTAGTGATTTAAATGGACAGTATGTAAGTGAGCTTTACCCAGAAACGGATAAGATCATGCGTTATATACGTAATACTAAAGGCTTCTTTAAAGATCTGCCTGTCATTGAGAATGCTCAACAAGTGATAAGTGAATTGATGCAAGAGCATGAAATCTTCATCACTACAGCAGCTATGGACTTTCCAAATAGTTTTGATGATAAATTTTATTGGCTTCAAAGTCACTTCCCTTCTATCCAAAAAGAAAATATTGTTTTTTGTGGCAATAAAAGTATCATACATGCTGATTACTTAGTTGATGATAACATTGGTCATTTCAGCAACTTTTCAGGAATCGGATTGCTATTTACTGCCCATCATAATAAAAAAATTGATTTTCCCAATCGTATGGAAAACTGGAAAGCTGTTAAAGATTTTTTCCAACAACTTACTGAATAA
- a CDS encoding galactokinase, whose product MNLNNLKKKFTELFKQTDMEAFFSPGRINLIGEHTDYNGGNVFPCAITLGTYGLAAKREDKTLNFYSENFAELGIISIDLDNLEYNVADRWTNYPKGMIKFLKESGYDINQGLDILYYGNIPNGAGLSSSASIELLTGFIVQTLFGLDIDRLELIKTGQRVENEFIGVNSGIMDQFAVGKGKKDTAILLDCNTLEYELIPVVLENHSIVIMNTKKRRELADSKYNERRSECDQALTELQKFLTVSSLGALDEQTFADHQSILSNETILKRARHAVTENQRTLKAAVALKAGNLKEFGQLMNQSHISLRDDYEVTGPELDAIVQAAWDQPGILGARMTGAGFGGCAIAIVENDKIDDFIDQVGKQYLDQIGYPGEFYIAQISDGPKLLEEESV is encoded by the coding sequence ATGAATTTAAACAACTTGAAAAAAAAATTCACCGAACTTTTTAAACAAACTGATATGGAAGCGTTTTTTTCTCCTGGGAGAATTAACTTGATTGGAGAACACACTGATTACAACGGTGGGAATGTTTTTCCATGCGCAATTACTTTAGGGACATACGGTTTAGCAGCAAAACGTGAGGATAAAACGCTTAACTTCTATTCTGAAAACTTTGCTGAATTAGGTATTATTTCTATTGATTTAGATAACTTAGAATACAATGTAGCAGATAGATGGACGAATTATCCTAAAGGAATGATCAAGTTTTTAAAAGAGTCTGGATATGATATCAATCAAGGACTAGATATTCTTTATTACGGTAATATTCCAAATGGAGCGGGTCTTTCCTCTTCTGCTTCGATTGAATTATTGACAGGATTTATAGTACAAACACTATTTGGTTTAGACATCGATCGATTAGAGTTGATTAAAACTGGTCAACGAGTGGAAAATGAATTTATTGGGGTCAATTCAGGTATTATGGATCAATTTGCAGTAGGTAAAGGCAAAAAAGATACAGCTATTTTACTAGACTGCAACACTTTAGAATATGAATTGATTCCAGTAGTGTTAGAAAATCATTCAATTGTTATCATGAACACTAAAAAAAGACGTGAGTTAGCTGATTCTAAATACAATGAACGACGTAGCGAATGCGATCAAGCATTAACAGAATTGCAAAAATTTCTTACTGTTTCTTCATTAGGTGCGTTGGATGAACAAACATTTGCTGACCATCAATCTATTCTTTCAAATGAAACCATTCTAAAAAGAGCACGACATGCCGTAACTGAGAATCAAAGGACACTTAAGGCAGCCGTAGCTTTAAAGGCTGGAAATCTAAAAGAATTTGGTCAATTAATGAATCAATCACATATTTCTTTGAGAGATGATTATGAAGTAACTGGACCAGAATTGGACGCAATAGTTCAAGCTGCCTGGGATCAACCAGGGATTTTAGGTGCACGAATGACGGGTGCAGGATTTGGCGGATGTGCCATCGCAATCGTTGAAAACGATAAGATAGATGATTTTATTGACCAAGTTGGAAAACAATACCTAGATCAAATTGGCTACCCTGGTGAGTTTTATATCGCTCAAATTAGTGATGGTCCTAAATTGCTTGAGGAGGAATCAGTATGA
- the galE gene encoding UDP-glucose 4-epimerase GalE — protein sequence MTVLVLGGAGYIGSHAVDQLIEQQYDVTVIDNLQTGHRGAIHKKARFYQGDIRDKAFMESVFEKESIEGVMHFAANSLVGESIQQPLQYFNNNVYGTQVTLEVMQKFAVKSIVFSSSAATYGEPKEVPIKETADTNPESPYGETKLMMEKILKWCDKAYDMKFVALRYFNVAGAKLDGSIGEDHSPESHLVPLILQTALGQRNELTIFGDDYATPDGTCIRDYVHVVDLVEAHILALEYLKAGNQSTVFNLGSSTGFSVKKMLDTAREVTGREIPATVTVRRAGDPSTLIASSEKAKTILNWKPQYTDIKDIIASAWNWHKNSPHGYTDTHN from the coding sequence ATGACAGTCTTAGTCTTAGGAGGAGCCGGTTATATCGGTTCTCATGCCGTTGATCAATTAATTGAACAACAATATGACGTCACAGTAATCGATAATTTACAAACTGGACACCGAGGTGCGATTCATAAAAAAGCACGTTTTTACCAAGGAGACATTCGTGACAAAGCCTTTATGGAATCTGTTTTTGAAAAAGAATCGATTGAAGGAGTTATGCACTTTGCAGCAAATTCTTTAGTGGGAGAATCAATACAACAACCGCTACAATACTTTAATAATAATGTCTATGGAACTCAGGTCACTTTAGAAGTTATGCAGAAATTCGCTGTTAAATCCATTGTCTTCTCTTCTTCAGCTGCTACTTACGGCGAGCCAAAAGAAGTTCCAATTAAGGAAACTGCAGACACCAATCCTGAAAGTCCGTATGGAGAAACAAAATTGATGATGGAAAAGATATTGAAATGGTGCGACAAAGCTTATGATATGAAATTTGTTGCTTTACGGTATTTTAATGTAGCTGGAGCAAAATTAGATGGCAGCATCGGTGAAGATCACTCGCCTGAGTCACATTTAGTTCCTCTTATTTTACAAACGGCTTTAGGACAAAGAAATGAATTAACCATTTTCGGAGACGATTATGCTACACCAGACGGTACTTGTATCCGTGATTATGTCCATGTAGTCGATTTAGTTGAAGCACATATCTTAGCACTCGAGTATTTGAAGGCTGGAAATCAAAGTACTGTTTTTAATTTAGGCAGCAGTACTGGTTTTTCAGTCAAAAAGATGCTGGATACTGCACGTGAAGTTACTGGAAGAGAAATCCCTGCAACAGTAACCGTACGTCGAGCTGGAGATCCTAGTACATTGATTGCTTCAAGCGAGAAAGCAAAAACTATTTTAAATTGGAAACCTCAATACACAGATATAAAAGATATCATAGCATCAGCTTGGAATTGGCATAAAAACTCTCCTCACGGTTATACAGACACACACAATTAG
- the galT gene encoding UDP-glucose--hexose-1-phosphate uridylyltransferase, with amino-acid sequence MIDQSVTDFIQIGYQNQEIHPLDVLLKQNQLLALIGKQALDSDIKASMPLPNRLETLDTLVDYAIQENVIKDLESERDILSAKIMNLITPLPSEVNWKFWDLYQESPKSATNYFYHLSRENDYIKTRAIEKNIEFTKSTVYGDLEITINLSKPEKDPKQIALAKTAPTSFGYPTCLLCMENEGYEGHINHPARSNHRIVRLTLNQENWGLQYSPYAYYEEHCIFLSQEHKPMKLEKATFEKLLNIVEQFPHYFVGSNADLPIVGGSILSHDHYQGGQHTFAMANAATEHSFTLKDTPSVEAGIVKWPMSVIRLRSANQTELITAANLILDQWRLYSDKSVDILAQTNGELHNTITPIARYKEKKYELDLVLRNNRTSQQYPEGIFHPHPDVQHIKKENIGLIEVMGLAILPPRLKKELVEVEHYLLDEPHQLDTSHQDWADELKRTKKITKETVGTIVEDAVGSIFLRVLEDAGVYKQNAEGKAAFKRFINSFAHSKGGEKNGHFN; translated from the coding sequence ATGATCGATCAATCAGTAACCGACTTTATTCAAATCGGTTATCAAAATCAAGAAATTCATCCGTTAGATGTTCTTCTTAAACAAAATCAATTGCTCGCCTTGATTGGAAAACAAGCTTTAGATTCAGATATAAAAGCTTCTATGCCATTACCAAATCGTTTGGAAACATTGGATACACTAGTAGATTATGCTATTCAAGAAAATGTGATTAAAGATTTGGAATCTGAAAGAGACATATTATCCGCAAAAATTATGAATCTCATCACTCCTTTACCTTCTGAAGTAAACTGGAAATTTTGGGATCTTTATCAAGAAAGCCCTAAATCTGCTACAAATTACTTTTATCACCTTAGTCGGGAAAATGACTATATTAAAACAAGGGCCATTGAAAAGAATATCGAATTTACCAAATCTACTGTTTATGGTGATTTAGAGATTACAATCAATTTATCTAAACCAGAAAAAGACCCTAAGCAGATAGCTTTGGCTAAAACAGCTCCTACTTCTTTCGGGTATCCTACTTGTCTATTATGTATGGAAAATGAAGGTTACGAGGGACATATAAATCATCCAGCTAGGAGCAATCATCGTATTGTCCGTTTAACTTTAAATCAAGAAAATTGGGGGCTGCAATATTCACCTTATGCTTATTATGAAGAGCATTGTATTTTCCTGTCACAAGAACATAAACCAATGAAACTAGAAAAAGCAACATTTGAGAAGCTTTTAAATATAGTAGAACAATTTCCACATTACTTCGTAGGATCCAACGCTGATTTACCGATAGTTGGAGGCTCTATTCTTTCTCACGATCATTACCAAGGTGGCCAGCACACATTTGCAATGGCAAATGCAGCTACAGAGCATTCTTTTACATTAAAAGATACTCCTTCTGTAGAAGCTGGAATCGTCAAATGGCCAATGTCAGTCATCCGCCTAAGAAGCGCTAATCAAACAGAATTGATAACTGCTGCAAATCTTATTTTAGATCAGTGGCGTTTGTATTCAGATAAGTCAGTAGATATTTTAGCTCAGACAAACGGTGAACTTCATAATACGATTACGCCTATCGCAAGATATAAAGAAAAAAAATATGAATTAGACTTAGTATTGCGCAATAATCGTACATCACAGCAATATCCTGAAGGAATTTTCCATCCTCATCCTGATGTTCAACATATTAAAAAAGAAAATATTGGGCTGATTGAAGTAATGGGCTTAGCTATCTTGCCACCAAGACTAAAAAAAGAACTTGTTGAAGTTGAGCACTACTTATTAGATGAACCTCATCAGTTAGACACTTCTCATCAAGATTGGGCTGATGAATTAAAAAGAACAAAAAAAATTACAAAAGAAACGGTCGGAACAATCGTTGAAGATGCCGTTGGATCTATTTTTCTGAGAGTACTAGAAGACGCCGGAGTGTATAAACAGAATGCTGAAGGAAAAGCTGCTTTCAAACGATTTATAAATAGTTTTGCTCATTCAAAAGGAGGAGAAAAGAATGGACATTTCAATTAA
- a CDS encoding aldose epimerase family protein produces MDISIKDFGELSGQVIQEYTLTNRQGISLSAMTYGAAITSIRVPDKNGLIENIVLGYDTLDEYVSYRPYYGATVGRVAGRIDKGKFTLEGKNYQLETNDKTNHSHGGINGLDTKIWTVKTESTENEGHLVFTYKSPHGENGYPGNLTVKVTYTLTESNEWKINYQATTDKTTLFNPTNHVYFNLSGDPTKAINQHTLALTSKYFAELKEDYIPTGTLLPVKGTPFDFTTADTVNKGFESTHSQNKLVSGYDHPFVLEHLADKPEATLYDQKSGRRVQMVTDRDAVVIFAVNTLDGRHTNEGTSEEHYAGITLEAQNLPNAINQKDFGKVTLSPDEIFQSETTYRFDTML; encoded by the coding sequence ATGGACATTTCAATTAAAGATTTTGGAGAACTTTCAGGACAGGTTATTCAGGAATATACTTTGACGAATCGTCAAGGTATCTCCTTATCAGCCATGACTTATGGCGCAGCTATCACTTCCATTCGAGTACCAGATAAGAATGGACTGATTGAAAACATTGTGCTAGGCTACGATACTTTGGATGAATATGTATCTTATCGTCCTTACTATGGCGCAACTGTTGGAAGAGTTGCTGGACGTATTGATAAAGGCAAATTCACATTAGAAGGTAAAAACTATCAGCTTGAAACAAATGATAAAACTAACCATTCACATGGCGGTATAAATGGTTTAGATACAAAAATCTGGACTGTTAAAACAGAATCTACAGAAAACGAAGGACATCTGGTTTTTACCTATAAAAGTCCACATGGTGAAAATGGTTATCCTGGAAATTTGACTGTAAAAGTTACTTATACTTTAACAGAGTCTAATGAGTGGAAAATCAATTATCAAGCTACAACAGATAAAACCACCTTATTTAATCCAACAAATCATGTGTATTTTAATTTATCGGGAGATCCAACAAAAGCCATCAATCAACATACATTGGCTTTAACTAGCAAATACTTTGCTGAACTAAAAGAAGATTATATTCCAACGGGTACCTTGCTGCCTGTAAAGGGTACACCCTTTGATTTTACAACTGCAGACACTGTAAACAAAGGTTTTGAGAGCACACATTCCCAAAACAAATTAGTTTCTGGATATGATCATCCTTTTGTTCTAGAACATCTTGCTGATAAACCTGAGGCTACCTTGTATGACCAAAAGAGCGGAAGACGCGTTCAGATGGTGACAGATCGAGATGCTGTTGTTATCTTCGCCGTAAACACATTAGATGGGCGACACACTAATGAAGGAACATCTGAAGAACATTATGCAGGAATTACGTTAGAAGCTCAAAATTTACCAAATGCAATCAACCAAAAGGACTTTGGTAAAGTGACCCTCTCACCTGATGAAATTTTTCAATCTGAAACAACTTACCGCTTTGATACAATGCTATAA
- a CDS encoding LacI family DNA-binding transcriptional regulator, which translates to MATIKDIAEQAGVSSATVSRVLNYDNTLSVGDETKKRIFEVAEALDYTKYQKKKAKKQGKLAIVQWYTEKEELDDLYYLSIRLGVEKRAEEMNYDIIRIFQNNDFEMNSDIEGIIAIGKFSDSQVNELTSWTENICFVDFDQLHRKLDSVVIDFEQAVTSVLDYFFKNGHQTIGLIAGQENFGDKSKPIIDKRTTIFENYMNQVGIYQEKYVFTGAFNVTAGQELMKKAIETLKDDLPDAFFVSNDSMAIGCLRALQEAGISVPERVSIIGFNDISVAKYIYPTLSTVKVYTELMGETGFDLWLDKVTSERTVAKKITLSTDLVLRESTKLNL; encoded by the coding sequence ATGGCAACAATTAAAGATATTGCCGAACAAGCAGGCGTTTCAAGCGCAACCGTTTCTCGTGTATTAAATTATGACAACACATTATCAGTAGGCGATGAAACAAAAAAACGTATTTTTGAAGTCGCTGAAGCGCTGGACTACACAAAGTATCAAAAGAAAAAAGCAAAAAAACAAGGCAAGCTTGCCATCGTACAATGGTATACAGAAAAAGAAGAATTGGATGACCTGTATTATTTATCCATCCGTTTAGGTGTAGAAAAAAGAGCAGAAGAAATGAACTATGACATTATCCGTATTTTCCAAAATAACGATTTTGAAATGAATTCAGATATAGAAGGCATCATAGCGATTGGAAAATTTAGTGACTCTCAAGTAAATGAGCTTACTTCATGGACAGAAAATATTTGTTTTGTCGATTTTGATCAACTTCACCGCAAATTGGATTCGGTTGTCATCGATTTTGAGCAGGCAGTAACTTCTGTTTTAGATTATTTTTTTAAAAACGGGCATCAAACTATTGGTTTGATTGCTGGACAAGAAAATTTTGGTGATAAATCTAAACCTATCATCGATAAACGAACCACTATTTTCGAGAATTACATGAATCAAGTTGGAATATATCAGGAAAAATATGTATTCACCGGGGCATTTAATGTTACAGCTGGTCAAGAATTAATGAAAAAAGCGATTGAAACCTTAAAAGATGATTTACCAGATGCCTTTTTTGTTTCAAATGACTCAATGGCTATCGGTTGTTTAAGAGCATTGCAAGAAGCCGGTATCTCCGTACCTGAACGAGTTAGCATCATTGGGTTCAATGATATAAGCGTAGCCAAATATATCTACCCTACATTGAGTACAGTAAAAGTGTATACCGAGTTAATGGGAGAAACGGGCTTTGATTTGTGGTTGGATAAAGTCACAAGCGAAAGAACAGTCGCAAAAAAAATCACCTTATCAACAGACTTAGTGTTGCGTGAGAGTACTAAATTAAATCTATAA
- a CDS encoding acetyl-CoA hydrolase/transferase family protein, with translation MLKLYEKMYEKKKTTAQEAVQLIEPGEGIIFPIMPGEPPALLEALPINGSLKGNTLYRMLPSFPTVDISPSKLKQVSIFLSGMDRKGFNQGNIDLLPNHFSDIPALLKKRTDRPVIMATVSSMDEDGNFSLGTSPSYVASLIEDAKTIILEVNKNMPRTFGAKNTIHISEVSALIEHDFELPTLPSPKLSEKDLAIGKIIAETVKDGDTVQIGFGSMPNAVMDYLMDKRNLGVHSEMLPDKIVELYAKGIVNNKYKTTYPTKTVSTFAIGSKQLYEFMNNNRDILMLPCDMTNDIREIAKIDNLKAINSTVEVDFLGQCNSETVKGSYYSSTGGQADFTKGVRLAKNGCGIICLYSTAKNDTISTIVPELALGSAVSTSKNDIDTIVTEYGKAELIGKTVQERAEALIEVAHPKFREELRQKAIEKHFITEKVNEIEETMSLMEG, from the coding sequence ATGTTAAAATTATACGAAAAAATGTATGAAAAGAAAAAAACAACAGCACAAGAAGCGGTACAATTGATTGAGCCAGGAGAGGGGATCATTTTCCCCATCATGCCAGGCGAACCTCCAGCATTATTGGAAGCGTTACCTATAAATGGGTCGTTAAAAGGAAATACTTTATACCGTATGCTGCCAAGCTTTCCGACCGTGGATATCTCGCCATCTAAGCTAAAACAAGTATCAATATTTTTATCAGGTATGGACAGAAAAGGATTTAATCAAGGCAACATTGATTTACTGCCAAATCACTTTTCGGATATACCGGCATTACTAAAAAAACGTACAGATCGTCCAGTAATCATGGCGACAGTATCGTCAATGGATGAAGACGGTAACTTCTCTTTAGGAACAAGTCCTTCTTATGTTGCTTCATTGATTGAAGATGCAAAAACCATCATTCTTGAAGTCAACAAGAACATGCCACGTACATTTGGTGCCAAAAATACCATTCATATTAGTGAAGTCTCAGCATTAATTGAACACGATTTTGAATTGCCAACTTTACCTAGCCCTAAATTAAGTGAAAAAGATTTGGCTATCGGCAAAATCATTGCTGAAACGGTGAAAGATGGAGATACGGTTCAAATTGGTTTTGGTTCAATGCCAAATGCTGTAATGGACTACTTGATGGATAAACGAAATTTAGGTGTTCATAGTGAGATGCTTCCAGATAAAATTGTGGAACTCTATGCAAAAGGCATTGTCAACAATAAATATAAAACTACTTATCCAACAAAAACAGTTTCTACGTTCGCGATCGGCTCAAAACAATTATATGAATTTATGAATAACAACAGAGATATATTGATGTTGCCCTGTGATATGACGAATGATATTCGCGAAATTGCTAAAATTGATAATTTAAAAGCCATCAATTCGACAGTTGAAGTTGACTTTTTAGGACAATGCAATTCAGAAACGGTAAAAGGTTCGTATTATTCATCTACAGGTGGTCAAGCTGACTTTACTAAAGGAGTTAGACTAGCTAAAAATGGCTGTGGAATCATCTGCTTGTATTCAACAGCTAAGAACGACACTATCTCTACAATTGTACCTGAATTAGCTTTAGGATCAGCTGTATCAACTTCTAAAAATGATATCGATACAATTGTAACGGAGTATGGAAAAGCTGAATTAATTGGGAAAACAGTACAAGAAAGAGCAGAGGCTTTGATTGAAGTAGCACATCCTAAGTTTCGTGAAGAATTGCGACAAAAAGCCATTGAAAAACACTTTATTACAGAAAAAGTAAATGAAATAGAAGAAACGATGTCTCTTATGGAAGGCTAA